In Gossypium arboreum isolate Shixiya-1 chromosome 6, ASM2569848v2, whole genome shotgun sequence, the following are encoded in one genomic region:
- the LOC108485307 gene encoding uncharacterized protein LOC108485307 encodes MGRDRRALGSHTEVRQPALVHAARPQEDRDAPNVIMGTFLIFNVPYTALIDVGSTHSSIACTVTENLGILVKNTSSGSTVFCPLRQSVRVNKLFRDVSREVQWVIFLTDLMELPFREFHLILGMDWLVKHRVILDCATKRVVLRTEEDVEVVVIRERRTYLSIVISALRAEKLVRKGGEAYLSYISALEFKGLSVKDIRTTKDFLDVFPDELPGLPLNREVEFGIELLPVVFIDDILEYSKTEVEHDEHLRGVLQILREAIVRQVQ; translated from the exons ATGGGTCGTGACCGTAGAGCACTGGGTAGtcatactgaggtgaggcagccagcCTTGGTGCATGCTGCTCGTCCCCAAGAGGACAGAGATGCCCCAAATGTTATTATGGGTACGTTTTTAATTTtcaatgtaccttatactgcattgataGATGTAGGATCTACCCATTCTTCTATTGCCTGTACTGTTACTGAGAACTTGGGGATTCTGGTTAAGAATACTTCGAGTGGAAGTACTGTATTTTGTCCGTTGAGGCAGTCCGTCAGAGTTAATAAATTGTTTAGAGATGTCTCGCGAGAGGTACAATGGGTTATCTTTCTGACAGATCTAATGGAACTCCCTTTCAGAGAATTTCATTTGatactgggcatggattggttagttaaACATCGAGTGATCTTAGATTGTGCCACTAAACGGGTAGTACTGAGAACTGAGGAGGATGTAGAGGTGGTGGTAATTAGGGAACGACGAACTTACTTGAGTATTGTGATTTCTGCACTCAGAGCtgagaagttggttcgtaagggtgGTGAGGCGTATTTATCCTACATTAGTGCTTTAGAATTCAAAGGTCTTtctgttaaagatatcagaaCTACCAAAGATTTTCTAGACGTCTTTCCTGATGAGTTACCTGGGTTACCTCTAAACCGTGAAGTTGAATTTGGGATTGAACTCTTGCCTG tggtgtttatagatgatattctggAGTATTCAAAGACTGAGGttgagcatgatgaacatcttcgaGGGGTACTGCAAATTTTGAGAGAAGcaattgtacgccaagttcagtaa